A window of Peromyscus eremicus chromosome 7, PerEre_H2_v1, whole genome shotgun sequence contains these coding sequences:
- the LOC131914190 gene encoding olfactory receptor 8B8-like codes for MILRRMASENASSVKEFILLGLTQQPELQLPLFFLFLGIYVVSMVGNLGLMVLIVLNPHLHTPMYYFLFNLAFTDLCYSSVITPRMLVSFVKQNIISHAECMTQLFFFCFFVIDECYILTAMAYDRYAAICKPLLYQVTMSHQVCHLMMVGVYVMGFVEAMAHTGSMLRLVFCDGNIINHYMCEILPLLKLSCTSTVINELVVFIVVGVNVIAASLTIFISYTLILSNILRIHSAEGRSKAFSTCGSHVIAVSFFFGAAAFMYLKPSSASVDEDKVSTIFYTVVGPMLNPFIYSIRNKDVHIALRKILKKRMFA; via the coding sequence ATGATCCTGAGAAGAATGGCTTCCGAAAATGCCTCTTCCGTGAAGGAGTTCATCCTGCTGGGCTTGACACAGCAGCCAGAGCTCcagctgcctctcttcttcctcttcttgggAATCTATGTGGTCTCCATGGTGGGGAACCTGGGCTTGATGGTTCTGATTGTTTTGAACCCTCAcctgcacacccccatgtactaTTTTCTCTTCAACCTTGCCTTCACAGACCTCTGCTACTCCTCTGTTATAACCCCCAGAATGCTGGTGAGTTTTGTGAAGCAGAACATCATCTCCCATGCTGAGTGCATGACtcagctctttttcttctgcttctttgtgATTGATGAATGCTACATTTTGACAGCCATGGCCTATGACAGATATGCTGCCATCTGTAAACCCCTGCTTTACCAGGTCACTATGTCCCATCAGGTCTGCCACTTGATGATggtgggtgtgtatgtgatgGGGTTTGTGGAAGCCATGGCCCATACTGGTAGCATGCTGAGACTTGTCTTCTGTGATGGCAACATCATCAATCACTACATGTGTGAAATACTTCCACTCCTGAAGCTCTCGTGCACAAGTACCGTCATCAATGAGCTGGTGGTTTTCATTGTTGTGGGTGTCAATGTAATAGCAGCCAGCCTGACTATTTTCATTTCTTACACCTTGATCCTTTCCAACATCCTTCGCATCCATTCTGCAGAGGGTAGGTCAAAAGCcttcagtacctgtggctcccaTGTAAtagctgtttcttttttctttggtgcAGCAGCATTCATGTATCTTAAGCCTTCTAGTGCATCTGTGGATGAAGATAAAGTATCTACCATTTTTTATACCGTTGTGGGTCCAATGCTGAATCCTTTCATCTACAGTATAAGGAATAAAGATGTCCACATTGCACTGAGAAAAATTTTGAAGAAAAGGATGTTTGCCTAA
- the LOC131914193 gene encoding olfactory receptor 143-like encodes MAMENDSSVTEFILTGLTENPELQLPLFVIFLVNFVATVVGNLSLMSLIFLNSNLQTPMYFFLFNLSFIDLCYSFVFTPKTLMSFVLEKNRISFTGCMTQLFFFCFFANSECYVLTAMAYDRYVAICQPLLYMVIMSPRRCSLMMFGSYLMGFAGAMVHTGFMIRLNFCDSNVINHYVCDIFPLLQLSCSSIYANELVSSVVVSIVVIASSIIILMSYALILFNIIQMSSGKGLSKAMSTCSSHIITVALFYGFGVLTHIKTSSNESVDQGKVFSVFCTFLLPLLNPFIYSLRNKDVKLAIRRTLMRLTVS; translated from the coding sequence ATGGCTATGGAGAATGACTCTTCAGTGACAGAATTCATTCTCACTGGATTGACAGAGAATCCTGAGCTCCAGCTGCCCCTGTTTGTCATCTTTCTAGTGAACTTTGTAGCCACTGTGGTGGGAAACTTGAGTTTAATGAGTCTCATTTTCCTGAATTCAAACTTGCAGACTCCTAtgtacttttttctctttaatctgTCCTTCATTGATTTATGTTATTCATTTGTCTTTACTCCCAAAACACTAATGAGTTTTGTCTTAGAGAAGAACAGAATTTCTTTCACGGGATGCATGACTCAGctgtttttcttctgcttttttgcCAATTCTGAGTGCTATGTCCTGACAGCCATGGCCTATGATCGCTATGTAGCCATCTGTCAACCCCTGTTGTACATGGTCATCATGTCTCCTAGGAGATGTTCCCTGATGATGTTTGGTTCTTACTTGATGGGGTTTGCTGGGGCCATGGTTCACACAGGGTTTATGATCAGGCTCAACTTTTGTGATTCTAACGTCATCAACCACTACGTGTGTGATATCTTCCCCCTTCTCCAGCTCTCCTGCAGTAGCATCTATGCCAATGAGCTTGTGAGTTCTGTTGTTGTCAGCATAGTAGTCATTGCGTCCAGCATCATTATCTTAATGTCCTATGCTTTGATTCTTTTTAATATCATTCAGATGTCATCAGGTAAAGGTTTGTCCAAAGCCATGAGCACCTGTAGTTCTCATATAATAACTGTTGCCCTATTCTATGGATTTGGTGTGCTTACACATATCAAAACATCATCAAATGAATCTGTGGATCAGGGGAAAGTTTTTAGTGTATTTTGTACATTTTTGCTGCCCTTGCTGAACCCTTTTATTTACAGTCTCAGGAATAAGGATGTCAAGCTTGCTATAAGGAGAACTCTGATGAGACTCACAGTGAGTTAA